The Anoxybacillus amylolyticus DNA segment TTCATGACAATGTTATTACCTGTTTTGACATTGAGCGATTCAGCAACACTCATCGTTATTGGTATGATTGTTTTTGGTATAGTCATGGGAGCACATGAAACGGTCATGCGTTCTGCCATTGCGGATATAACACCATTTGATAAGAGGGGCACAGGATATGGTGTATTCAACACCAGCTATGGATTGGCTCTGCTCGGTGGAGCCACATTAATGGGATTGTTCTACGATATGAATTTGATTGGAATGATTATTGCTTTTACTTGCGTTACAGAATTGATAGCCATAATTCTTTATTTCAAGATGAACAATATGATAAAGAATAGCCATCAGGTGAAATCTTAATAAAGGAGTACGAGAAATGAATCTTAAGGAGAAAGCAAAGGCTATAAAAATTTATATTCCTGCGCTTTTCATCGCAATGAAGAGAAAAGATACGCCAATTGCTGCTAAGATTATTGCAGGGATTACTGTAGGGTACGCATTGTCACCGATTGATGTCATTCCTGATTTTATACCTGTGTTAGGGTATCTGGATGATCTTATCATTCTTCCATTGTTGGCAGCTTTGGCAATAAAATTTATTCCAGATGAAATAATGGAGATATGCAAAACTGAAGCAGAAGGTATGTGGAAAGATGGAAAACCTAAAAAGTGGTACTATGCAATACCAATTATAGTCTTTTGGATATTAATAGTTTCATTAGTACCTTGGAAAATTTTTATATAAAGGGTGATCGTTCTTGTGAAGTTTGTTTGATATGTTCCCGCGAACGTCGGTTTCCGGAAAAACAGAAAAAAACCTATTGATATGTTCCCTTATACGTAGGGGTCAAAAATCAGCCAATGACATCAATGCTGTCCTCTCGAGCCATGTCGAATGTGTTGCGAAACTAGAACTTATTGTAAAGCCAAAATAAACTCTTGCCATTCACAATAAACTTCCGCCAAAATCAAAATAAAGTTGTGCAAAAGGGCAGGAGCAAGGCAAGGGAAAGGAAAGAGGGAAAAGGGGAAACCCTTCATCTTCAAGCCTTTCCCCTCATTCCCTGCCACAACTTTATTCTCAAACATAATAAAGTAATGGCAGAAAAAATCGAATCAAAAATCGAGAAAATGAGCGATTCATCATCTTTGGCGAGGAGACCCTCACTTTAACGACCAAAGGGAGTAAGTGGGGGAGGAATCGCTTTTTTTGTGTTTTTGTATCACTAAAAAATATATTTAGTGAAATAGAGGTGAGACAAATGGACATGACGTTAACAGCCAAAATAAAAATTTACCCAACAGCGGAACAAGCACAATTATTGAAAGCCACCCTTTCCGCTTATCGACAAGCATGCAACGCTGTATCTGTTGTGATTTTTGACACAAAAGTGCTTGTACAAGCCAAGTTGCACGACATGACCTATCGTCAACTTCGAGCAAACTACGCGTTGCGTTCGCAAATGGCGCAATCTGTGATCAAGACCGTTATCGCTAGATACCGTTCCCTAAAAAGCAATGGTCATGAATGGACATTGATTCGCTTTAAAAAACCTGAATATGACATTGTTTGGAATCGAGATTATTCGCTTGTTCAAGGTGTATTTTCTGTCAATACACTAGAAGGACGAATCAAAGTGCCGTTCGAACCAAAAGGCATGGAACAATATTTTGATGGCTCATGGACGTTTGGTACAGCAAAACTCGTCTATAAGCATAACAAATTCTTTTTGCACATCCCCATGACCAAAACGATTCCAACAGTGGATGAACACCACATTCGCCAAGTGGTCGGTGTCGATGTAGGGGTTAACTTTCTTGCAGTAGCTTATGATTCGCAAGGGAAAACAACCTTTTTTAACGGACGAAAAATCAAGCATATGCGTGCGAAGTACAAACGAATGCGAAAAACCCTCCAGCAAAAAGGTACGGCTTCTGCGCGTCGGAAGTTGAAAAAAATCGGACAACGAGAAAACCGTTGGATGACGGATGTGAACCATGCCGTCACGAAGGCACTCGTTCGTCAATATGGAGAACGTACCCTTTTTGTATTAGAAGATTTAACAGGCATTCGTGAAAAAACAGAACGCGTATGTATCCATGACCGATATGAAACCGTATCGTGGGCTTTCTATCAGTTCCGTCACCTATTAGAGTATAAGGCACGTTTGCATGGGGCAAAAGTGATTGTGGTTGCTCCACATTACACATCTTTGACATGTCCAAAGTGTGGGCATACGGAAAAAGCCAACCGAAAGAAACGTACACACACCTTTTGTTGCCGAACATGCGGATACACATCAAACGATGACCGCATTGGTGCCATGAACCTTCAACGAAAAGGAATGGAGTACATCGTTGAAGGAACGACACAAGGATCCCTTGCGTCGTTGGGTAGTCGTCAACCTGCCCCATGATGCAACCCCAAGTCAAGGAAGGAGGACGAAGTCCGCTCGCACTTCTGGGGAGTTGCAAGCCTCCACTTCAAGCGTTAGCTAAGTGGGGGTAGTTGACGAATGACTTTATTATGACTGAACACAAGTATAACTTTTGGTTTGGATGCTTAAAAGGTCTATTTTTTATATATATAAGCACTTAACCCATAACTTGTCTAAACAAACTTATGACCCTCTTCATATACTGAGGTATCTTAGTGACAAGAGGTGAAACATATTGTCAGAACATATAGGGGAAAATTGTAATGGTAATAATAAGCCAAAAGTAAGGTGTGGTTGTATTAACGGGCGAGCGGTGACAGTACATGGACCTGTAACATCAGGACCACCAGATCGAGGTGGATTATCCGAATACGGGTATATTTATAACTTAACTCCTCAAACGGTAGCTATAGAGGCTGACGTCCTTTTTGATTCAAATGGAATACTGACACCTGGGATTACGCATATCCCCGGAA contains these protein-coding regions:
- a CDS encoding YkvA family protein → MNLKEKAKAIKIYIPALFIAMKRKDTPIAAKIIAGITVGYALSPIDVIPDFIPVLGYLDDLIILPLLAALAIKFIPDEIMEICKTEAEGMWKDGKPKKWYYAIPIIVFWILIVSLVPWKIFI
- a CDS encoding RNA-guided endonuclease InsQ/TnpB family protein is translated as MDMTLTAKIKIYPTAEQAQLLKATLSAYRQACNAVSVVIFDTKVLVQAKLHDMTYRQLRANYALRSQMAQSVIKTVIARYRSLKSNGHEWTLIRFKKPEYDIVWNRDYSLVQGVFSVNTLEGRIKVPFEPKGMEQYFDGSWTFGTAKLVYKHNKFFLHIPMTKTIPTVDEHHIRQVVGVDVGVNFLAVAYDSQGKTTFFNGRKIKHMRAKYKRMRKTLQQKGTASARRKLKKIGQRENRWMTDVNHAVTKALVRQYGERTLFVLEDLTGIREKTERVCIHDRYETVSWAFYQFRHLLEYKARLHGAKVIVVAPHYTSLTCPKCGHTEKANRKKRTHTFCCRTCGYTSNDDRIGAMNLQRKGMEYIVEGTTQGSLASLGSRQPAP